Proteins from a genomic interval of Anolis sagrei isolate rAnoSag1 chromosome 1, rAnoSag1.mat, whole genome shotgun sequence:
- the CEND1 gene encoding cell cycle exit and neuronal differentiation protein 1 has product MESKGSVRSGNKADAKTAGLGKPEKPSSGSTATTDKKETSSKESSVPVTNPVKKGAPAANESSMLNDHSNIKPSPAASEGAEAAARTPADSEHQGNNTEESPGGGCSIFENMKPLIVFGGVAVAAIAVIVGVAILARKK; this is encoded by the coding sequence ATGGAGTCCAAAGGGAGCGTCCGAAGTGGAAACAAAGCCGATGCCAAGACCGCTGGCCTAGGAAAGCCTGAGAAGCCCAGCTCTGGCTCCACTGCAACTACTGATAAGAAAGAAACCTCTTCAAAGGAGTCTTCAGTTCCCGTCACCAACCCAGTGAAAAAAGGGGCACCAGCAGCCAACGAGTCCAGCATGCTCAATGACCATAGCAACATAAAACCCAGCCCCGCAGCCTCCGAGGGTGCTGAAGCTGCCGCTCGTACTCCCGCTGACTCTGAACACCAAGGGAACAACACAGAGGAATCACCAGGTGGCGGCTGCAGCATCTTTGAGAATATGAAGCCCCTGATTGTCTTTGGAGGAGTGGCAGTGGCTGCCATAGCAGTGATTGTTGGAGTGGCCATCCTAGCCcggaaaaaatga